The genomic region GCTCAAGTCAGTTCACAAGTGATTCCCAGAATCGAACTGATCGGAAGTTCTGGAGGGATTCCACCCAGCTACCGTTTAGTCATTAGCCGATCTCAGGACAATGTTTATGTCTTCTGTCCGACTGGCTTCGAGCCACAGTTGAACTATCTACGAAATGTGAAGGCGATTCAATGTAAGCCGTTTACCAGTCCCGAGAAGTAAACCAGTGAGGGGCAACAGCATAACAACTCACACCACTTTGTTGCTTTGAACAGAGGAGAGATTCAGATGTCAGAGAACAATAAAGCCATCTTAGAAGCGGCAAACGCGGCGATCGCTGCAGGCAACTATGAAGGATTCTTGTCATTCTGCACTGACGACACGAAATGGACGTTCGTAGGGGACAAGACCCTGAACGGAAAAGAAGCTATTCGCCAATATATGGCAGAGACATACATAAAGCCGCCAAAGTTTACAGTTGTCAACTTAATCGCTGAAGGTGATTTCGTCACGGCAGTTGGCGACATCACACTGGAGGACGCAGACGGGAAGGCAGCTTATTACTCGTACTGCGATGTCTGGCGCTTTCGCGGCGGCAAGATGGTCGAATTAAAGGCTTTCGTGATCAAAAACAAGGTCAAGGATGAAACCAGTAGCGCAGGGTAAATCATCTGCAAAAGTCAGGATATATTCTCATGAAAAATGCAACTTATGTAGAGGCTGCTCGGCGAGGTAGTCACCGCTGGTGGCGGTATCTTTTGGGCTGGTCAATCATCCTCTTTGCGTGGCTGGTTGTCGGCACCGTTGCCAGCTTACTCGTGGCGATCGCCATCGGCGGACAGGAGGGGTTTGCAGTGTTCAGGCAAGCGGATTACTCCACGCTCGGTTCTATGGGCAGCTTCCTGGTGATCATGGTGGGTTTCCCGTGCTTCCTCGGGGGAACCCTGCTCACCGTCTCCCTCATCCACCGCTGCCCTCCCCTAACGCTGATCACGGCGCAGGAGAAGATAAGCTGGTATCGCGTCGGGCATGGGTTCGTGGCGTGGTTCGTGCCATTCTGCCTAATCGGTGGGCTGGGACAGTACCTCTTCTACCCCGACACCTTTTCCTTTAACTCCGACCTGGCAGCGTTGGCGCTCCTCGTACCGATCGCACTGATCTTCACCGCCATCCAAACCACCGAGGAGCTTTTCTTCCGTGGATACATCTTGCAGGGTGCGAGCCTCATCTGGAGTAACCGTGTCTTTTTGGTGATCGTGTCAGCCGTGATCTTCACGCTGCCGCACCTCGGCAACCCGGAGGCGATCACGGGTGGCTGGCTGATGGTCTTTTCTAACTACTTCCTCGTTCCGGTTCTGTTGTGGACTGTGGTCTCGTTGATTGACGGAACGTTGTGTCGCAAAAATTGGTGTGTGGTAAGGTAAATAGTCCTAACCTTCCTTCTCCTGCTCTAATGTCTACTCCTACTCTGTTCAAGTGGTGGCATTCCTTACCTGAGATCGTCTTGGTAAATGTGCGGTGGTATTGTCGCTACTCCTTGAGCGATCGAGATTTGGAGGAGATGATGGCAGAACGAGGGGTGGAAGTAGATCATTCGACCGTCAACCGTTGGGTATTGAAGTACGCACCAGAGGTGGATAAACGGATTCGTCCGCATCTAAGTCCCACTAACGACTCCTGGAGAGTTGATGAGACGTACATCGAGACTAAAGAGAAATGGAAATATCTGTATCGTGCAGTGGGCTCAGATGGGAACACGCTAGATTTCATGTTAAGTGCGAAGCGGGATGGTAAAGCGGCAACTCAGTTTTTTTGTAAACTGCTGAAAGCTAGTCATGTAGAGAAACCGCGCGTCATCAATGTGGACAAGAATGCGGCTTATCCCGTGGCAATTGAAGCGCTGAAGCAGGAGGAACCCCTGATGGCTGAGACCGAATTACGGCAGGTAAAGTATTTGAATCCTCTGAACTCCATCCGGCTGGTTAAACGTCCCTGAAGTTGACTTAGGGAATAAACTCAGCCAAGAATTCGAGACTTTATTCCCTAAGTCAACTTCAGAGCTACCGCTCTAAATGCTTCAAACGTTTAGCCTCAATGCGAGATGGAGCACTATCTAAATTTCAACCTGCTTGGTGAATCTCACCGCTTTCATATCAGTCTTCCCTGGAGCAATCTCTATATCGTCAATTTCAATCTCTGCGGGTCGATTCCCCGCTGCTCTGCGGCGTAAAATGCACAGATGAGTGAGTAGATCCACAAAAGCCATAACGTCACGGTTTTGCTATACCATCTTGTCTTTCCAGCTAAGTA from Trichocoleus sp. FACHB-46 harbors:
- a CDS encoding type II CAAX prenyl endopeptidase Rce1 family protein; amino-acid sequence: MKNATYVEAARRGSHRWWRYLLGWSIILFAWLVVGTVASLLVAIAIGGQEGFAVFRQADYSTLGSMGSFLVIMVGFPCFLGGTLLTVSLIHRCPPLTLITAQEKISWYRVGHGFVAWFVPFCLIGGLGQYLFYPDTFSFNSDLAALALLVPIALIFTAIQTTEELFFRGYILQGASLIWSNRVFLVIVSAVIFTLPHLGNPEAITGGWLMVFSNYFLVPVLLWTVVSLIDGTLCRKNWCVVR
- a CDS encoding nuclear transport factor 2 family protein gives rise to the protein MSENNKAILEAANAAIAAGNYEGFLSFCTDDTKWTFVGDKTLNGKEAIRQYMAETYIKPPKFTVVNLIAEGDFVTAVGDITLEDADGKAAYYSYCDVWRFRGGKMVELKAFVIKNKVKDETSSAG